Proteins from a single region of Streptococcus oralis:
- the sufD gene encoding Fe-S cluster assembly protein SufD produces the protein MTKENIKLFSETHAEPSWLSDLRQKAFDKIESLELPVIERVKFHRWNLGDGTITESEPSANVPDFTALDNHLKLVQVGTQTVFEQTPVELAEQGVVFTDFHSALEEIPELIEEFFMSSVKYDDDKLAAYHTAYFNSGAVLYIPDNVEISEPIEGIFYQDSDSDVPFNKHILIIAGKNSKISYLERLESRGGGSAKATANITVEVIARSGAQVKFAAIDRLGENVTAYISRRGKLGNDASIDWAIGVMNEGNVVADFDSDLIGNGSHADLKVVALSSGRQVQGIDTRVTNYGCNSIGNILQHGVILEKATLTFNGIGHIIKGAKGADAQQESRVLMLSDQARSDANPILLIDENDVTAGHAASIGQVDPEDMYYLMSRGLDKATAERLVVRGFLGSVIVEIPVKEVRDEMIATIEEKLSKR, from the coding sequence ATGACTAAAGAAAATATTAAACTTTTTTCAGAAACGCACGCTGAACCAAGCTGGTTGTCAGACCTCCGTCAAAAAGCTTTTGATAAGATTGAGAGTTTGGAATTACCAGTTATCGAGCGTGTCAAATTTCACCGTTGGAATCTGGGGGATGGAACCATCACAGAAAGTGAGCCTTCAGCAAATGTTCCTGACTTCACGGCTCTAGATAATCACTTGAAGTTGGTGCAAGTAGGAACGCAGACTGTTTTTGAGCAAACTCCAGTTGAGTTAGCTGAACAAGGAGTAGTCTTTACAGACTTTCACTCAGCTTTAGAAGAAATTCCAGAACTTATCGAGGAATTCTTCATGTCATCAGTTAAGTATGATGACGACAAGTTGGCAGCCTACCATACAGCTTATTTCAACAGTGGTGCTGTTCTCTACATTCCTGATAACGTAGAAATCTCAGAGCCAATCGAAGGTATTTTCTACCAAGACAGCGATAGTGATGTGCCATTTAACAAGCATATCCTTATCATTGCTGGTAAAAACAGTAAGATAAGCTATCTTGAACGTCTAGAGTCACGTGGTGGAGGTAGTGCAAAAGCAACTGCCAATATCACAGTTGAAGTGATTGCACGTTCAGGTGCGCAAGTGAAGTTTGCGGCTATTGACCGTTTAGGTGAAAATGTTACTGCCTATATTAGTCGTCGTGGTAAATTAGGTAACGATGCAAGTATTGACTGGGCGATTGGTGTCATGAACGAAGGAAACGTTGTTGCGGATTTTGATAGCGACTTGATTGGTAACGGTAGCCATGCTGACCTGAAAGTCGTAGCTCTTTCAAGTGGTCGTCAGGTGCAAGGGATTGACACTCGTGTAACCAACTATGGTTGCAACTCTATCGGAAATATCCTCCAACATGGGGTTATTCTTGAAAAAGCAACTTTAACTTTCAACGGTATTGGACACATTATCAAAGGTGCCAAGGGAGCCGATGCGCAACAAGAGAGTCGTGTTCTTATGCTTTCGGACCAAGCACGTTCAGATGCCAACCCAATTCTTTTGATTGATGAAAATGACGTAACTGCAGGTCACGCGGCTTCTATCGGTCAGGTGGATCCAGAAGATATGTACTATCTCATGAGCCGTGGTTTGGATAAGGCAACTGCAGAACGCTTGGTTGTTCGTGGTTTCCTTGGATCTGTTATTGTTGAGATACCAGTTAAGGAAGTTCGTGACGAAATGATTGCAACGATCGAAGAAAAATTGTCAAAACGCTAA